The DNA region GCAGGAGTACCGAAGGTGCACCAGATCAACCTACCGACAGGCACTGACAACGGCTCACGTCAGAACCTGCGAAGGTCACTCCGCCGCTTCGCGGCTCCGAACCAAAGCCCCTCCCCCAACCCTCCGGGCGGGGGGACCCCCATCTCCCCGGCCTGAAGGCCGGGGCATCCTGGGAGATCAAAGGTGATCTCCTGGCACCGCGATCGGAGGCCGCGTCCAGGCGGCGGCGGGAACGGTCCGGCGATCACCCGACAGAAGCGGTGCGGAGAACGTAGGGTGACCGGGACCGGCGCCGCCGCACGATGGCGGCATGGACGACACGACCCTGGTATCCCGGTTCCTCCGCGACGGCTTCGTGAAGCTGGAAGGCGCCGTCGCGCCGCGCGTGGCCGCGGACTGCGCCCGGCTGCTGTGGCGGGAGACGGGCTGCGATCCGCACGACCCGTCGACGTGGACGCAGCCCGTGCACCGGGTCGCCGGCATGGCGCAGGGACCGTTCGCCGCCGCACCCAACTCCCCGTCCCTGCACCGCGCGTACGACCTGCTCGTCGGTGCCGGACGCTGGGAGCCGCGCTACCGGGTCTGATCGCAGTGCACCGGGCTTCTGATGCTGTTCCTGTTCAGCGAGGTCGGCGAGGAGGACGCCCCGACCCGGATCCGGGTCGGTTCACACCTCGACGTGCCGAAGGTGCTGGAGAAGCACGGGGAGGACGGCGCGAGCGGGCTGACGCTCGCACCCGACCTGGTGGTGGCCTCCGACCACCGGCCCATCGCCCTCGCCACCGGATCCCCGGGCGACGTCTTCCTGTGCCACCCGTTCCTGGTGCACGCGGCGCAACCGCACCACGGGACCCGGCCGCGCTTCATGGCCCAGCCGCCGCTGATGCCCGCCACGCCGTACGAACTGGAACGGCCCGACGGCGCCTATTCACCCGTGGAGATCGCGATCCGCCGGGGCCTGGGACAGCACACCCCCGGCCCGGACACGGCCACCTCCCACAGCGCCGGGTAGCCGCTCGGCTCGTCCGCCCGAGGGTGCGCCGGTTGCCGCTGCTCGCCACAGGGACCAGATTGAAAGCGGTGCCGCCCGTGGACCCTCCGCCCGGCGGCCGTGGACGGGACGGCGTGGAGAGGTGGGTGCGGCGATGAGCACGGTGGAGGAGTCGATCGACGTGGACGCGCCGGTCCGCGTCGTCTACGACCAGTGGGCGACCTTCGAGGACTTCCCGCAGTTCATGGAGGGCGTACAGGAGGTCAGACAGCTGGACGACCGCCACGCCCACTGGCGGACGAAGATCGCCGGACTGTCCCGGGAGTTCGAGACCGAGATCATCGAGCGGGTGCCCGAGGAACGGGTCGCCTGGCGCACCACCGGCGAGAGCGTGAAGCACGCCGGCACGGTCGACTTCGAACCCCTCGGCGCGGCCCGGACCCGGGTACGGATGACCATGGCCTTCCAACCCACCGGCCTGGCCGAGAAGGCCGCCGACAAGCTCGGCGTGCTCGACCTCCAAGTACGGGGCGACCTGCGCCGCTTCAAACGGTTCATCGAGGACCGCTACGCCTGAACCGGGCCCCGATCGGCGCCCGAGGGCAGCTGACGACGGCGAAACGTCCCCCCACGCCCCCCGAGCACAGAACCCGCCCCGGGAGGCCGACTCCACCGGCCTCCCGGGGCCCCGGCAGCCGCGAGTTCGAATCCGCCCTCGCCCACCGACCGCTGCGCACCGCCGACACCTCGCCCACGGCCCCGGGCTGCACCGCTCCCACGAGGACGCCGACGGCGCGCTCCAGGTGCTGCTGGACGCTCTCGGACCCGGGCAGGACGCGGTGGTGTTCACCGGCGGCCCGGACACCGGCTTCCACTACCGCGACGACAGTCGGCCCGCCTGAAGCAGGCCCGCCGCCCAACGACCGCCCCGGGCGGCCACAACCCCTTCGCCTTCCAGCGGCGTTCGATGCGTCGCCGCGCCGTCAGCCCAGGTCGAGGGCGTTCGGCAGGCCCCGGCGGTAGCGGGCCTCGTCCTGCTGTTGGAGGGCGGCCAGTTCCGGCGGCTGGTACAGCGGCCACACCGTGCAGCGCGGGGCCGGCGAACCGTCGGCGTCGAGCAGGGCGTTGACCGCTCGGCGGGCGGATTCGTTGGCGCCCTCCATGGTGGCCAGGTCGATGTCGGTGGCGACGTAGTCACCGGCCAGGAAGAGGTTGGGCACGGCCGTCGCGGCGGACGGACGGTCGTACAAGGTGCCCGCCGGGTGGATGAGCAGCTGCTCGCGGTTGGCCGGGTCCGGGCCGCCGAGGCCGGTGACGGCCGGGTCGATGAACCAGGTGTGCAGGTCCGCGTCGTCCAGGACGCGCCGGCCGCCGCCGTTGAGGGAGTCCTTGAGCTGGGCCCAGGTCTCGCGCACCACCTCCTCGCGGGTGCACTTGAGCGCGGGCTTGCCGTAGACGATCCCCGGGGCGTCCCACTGCGAGACGATCGCCGAGAGGCAGTCGGCCACCTGCCCGTCGCCGTAGTCCCGGCGGAAGTCCCGGTCGGGCCAGAACTGGGCCTGGCCGACGCAGGTGACGGCCCAGGGCGAGTCGACCAGGTCGACGTGGCCGTGCACGATCGGGGTGCGACCGCGCAGGTAGAACTGCACGCCGACCATCCAGTCGGTCCGCAGC from Kitasatospora cathayae includes:
- a CDS encoding SRPBCC family protein, giving the protein MSTVEESIDVDAPVRVVYDQWATFEDFPQFMEGVQEVRQLDDRHAHWRTKIAGLSREFETEIIERVPEERVAWRTTGESVKHAGTVDFEPLGAARTRVRMTMAFQPTGLAEKAADKLGVLDLQVRGDLRRFKRFIEDRYA